In Rosa rugosa chromosome 4, drRosRugo1.1, whole genome shotgun sequence, the genomic stretch TGGTGAAACTCACGTCTTGTATGTTATCTTGTCcctattgttttttatttatttaattttttttttaacttgttAATAAACTATATCTGCTGAGAGAGGTACTGACAACTTTTACAGCTTTCCAGAGAGTTTGGGAGATGAGCTAATAATTGAAGTCCTTGATTCAAAGGCAAAGCATTTTGGCCGAGTCCATGCTCAAGTGGCAACTATTGCTGATGATCCAGTAATACTCCTCAATCCTGACAGTACTAGATGAATAAATTAAAATGATAATGCTTCTGGTAAAAAGGCTCATCTCGAAGTTGAATGCAGGCTGACAAGCAGCGCTGGTTCTCTGTCTATCGCGAACCTGAACATGAGCTTGTAGGAAAGATACAGCTATCTGTATATTATTCAACAAGTTCAGATGAGACTCCCAAGGTGTGCTTTTATACATTAGTAGCCTTTAAATATATCAGTTATTAAGAGTTTCTCCATCTGTTGTGCCGTAAATGAATTTTAAAATGTTTTGACTACAAAAGAACaaggagagaaaagaaaaaacaagataAGGGAATATAGAATAGAGTGTTTCTTTGTTGTTTGAACTTATAATATTGTATGAAGAATGATCAATAATTTATTCCCTGAACATGGGAATATGGATACTCCATCTTATAATATTGATTACAATAGCTTTGTGATATTCAGTGTAGATTAGCTTTTATAAATAGTTATTAATTATTAAGAGTTTCTCTATCTAAAGTGCCGTAAATGAATTTTATACAAAAAATacgaagaaaaaagaaaaacaagataAGGGAAAATACTAAAATAGTATAGCGTGTTTCTGTGTTGTTTGAACATTTAATACTGTATGAAGAATGATCAATAATTTATTCCCTGAACATGGTAATATAGATGCCTCATTTTATAATATGGATTACAAAATAGTGTCGTTATATTATTTGTCTTGTCATTCAGTGTGGCTCGGTTGCGGAAACGGTGGCATATGACATTGTTTTAGAAGTTGCTATGAAGGTTCAGCATTTTCAACAAAGGAGTCTATTGTTGCATGGTCCATGGAAATGGCTTTTAACAGAGTTTGCATCATATTATGGCGTTTCTGATGTATACACCAAGCTAAGGTAAGAAATGTGATGGATTGGTTGCTTGTTCCTATTTAAATGATATGGCCATGTAAAACATTCCTATTGTTCCTGATTTCATATCTGAATCATGCTTTTGATGTGTGAATCCGACAGATACCTATCTTATGTTATGGATGTAGCAACACCAACAGCTGATTGCCTGAATTTGGTGTACGATTTGCTAAAGCCTGTATTAATGAAAGGCCACAATAAGAGCATGTTGAGTTTCCAAGAGGTAGAAATTGCACCGTCTTGAAACATCTATCGTTGTTTTGATACTAATTTTAATGTTTTGACTAGCTTATcttttttggtttggtttttaacAGAATGTCTAATACTTTTGGTTGTCCCAGAACCGTATATTAGGAGAAACTAAGGACCAAATAGAACGAATTCTTGGGCTAGCATTTGAGAACTATAAGTCCTTGGATGAATCATCTCTTTCGGGTATTATGGAGGTTTTTCGACCGGCTACTGGGCGTGCTGCACCTGCATTGGAGCCTGCTGTTAAACTTTTCACGCTTCTTCATGATGTCTTGTCTCCTGAGGTTCAGACTGCTTTATGCCACTATTTCCAGGTTTGAGGAACTTTCGGTTTATTTAACAATGGTTGCTGTCATTGATATATCTGTTTGTTTTTCTAAGTGGTAGACGTTGGCAGGTTGCTGCGAGAAAGAGATCCAGAAGGCATTTGACTGAGACTGATGAATATACTACAAACAACAGTGAAGGAATTCTGATGGATCCTTTGACTATTACTACAGCTTACCAGAAAATGAAATCCCTGTGCCTTAATATTAGGAATGAAATCCGTACTGATATTGAGATCCATAATCAGCATATACTCCCCAGGTATATATACCTCTAACCATCTAGTGAACACATCTAAATCTGATTTATGGCAAAACCAACTATCATGTTTtgatgcttttttatttttttcaaccaGTGGCTTATTCTAGTGTTCACTAAATGATAAGTTGTTGACAAAATGATGGCATGCATGTTCTAAGGATCATTTGTTGTTTACAGATTTAattctttaatttttcttttgttatgtaTACGATCCTGTAAATACCTCATTATTATTAACAAATAATATTaataatttttaatttcatttcaaCATATATATTCATTTCAACATATAAGCTCTGATGTTGGACAAAATGGTTTTGTGCTATCTCGAACATAACAACTCAATGTCTCAATCTcttaatttcaaattttgagGCCTCAGTTGAAAACTGTAAATTGCCACTCTTTGATACTCAAGTCatattatatataaaataatgtaactaattttttatattatcgGAAATCATTTTTATCGAATTTTGAGATGCAAACAACTGTTTAAGTCTGATTATTGATGATTACTTTTAACTAAATCCCTCTCAATAGATTGCGTCTGTTCCTTCTATTGACACATCCATCTCACAcaatattttgatcaaatatggACTTGAGGTTTAGGGTTAACACAGTTGGACTCTGTTTCCTTTCGTTGCGTGAATTTAGAAACATCACACCTTTTGTTACTCACACTGCAGTTGTGAAAAGTATCCAAATGTATACCTTAGTGAATCATATTTACATTATTTCCTTACGTGTTGAAGAATATGGAAGCTGCATCACTActtcatgtcatgcaatctgTATCCATGTGGCTAATCTATCCATGTGGCTAATCTGCATTGTGGTTATTCTGGTGTCTGATGGCGAGCATTTATTCTAATGGTTGTGAACTTTCATTATCAGTTTCATAGACCTCCCACATCTGGCAGCATCCATATACAGCACAGAGCTATGCGCTAGATTGCGAGCTTTCCTCATTGCTTGCCCACCATCAGGCCCTTCACCTCCCGTAGCAGAACTTGTTATTGCCACAGCAGATTTTCAGAGGGACCTTGCCGGCTGGAACATCaggtaataataataatttttttctctttccaaCTATTGTTAATTTATTGAGTACTTGGTTTTCGTGGGTCtcactattttttttgttatttcagTCATATTAAAGCTGGAGTTGATGCAAAAGAATTGTTCCACCTATATATTATGTTGTGGATTCAAGATAAGCGCCAAAGTTTGCTCGAAGTATGCAAATTAGACAAGGTACATGTGTTAAAGAATAGCATTGTTGTGCACATGCCAGACTTTCTTTTTAGATCATACCCATTATATATTGGACAGAAAATAGGGGTAGATAACACGGAAATGTtcaaatatgtatatatttctaATTTCTTGGGGAATTTTTTAACTTATCAGCTCAATAAGGTATCTAAAGTTTTTGCACTTGCAGGTGAAATGGTCGGGAGTTAAGACACGACATTCCACAACTCCTTTTGTTGATGAAATGTATGAGCGTCTCAAAGGAACTTTGACTGACTATGAGGTCATCATTTGCCGATGGCCAGAATATACCCTTGTTTTGGAGAATGTATGTCAGATTTTTCATGTCTCAAACTTTTCTCTTCAAGTTTGGTATTTGTCCATTGCCATTGCACCCACCTCCACCATTCACTTGGAACAGATTCTCAGGAATTTATTGTTTGACATGTTTAATAACAGGCTATTGCTGATGTTGAGAAGGCAATAGTAGAGTCCTTAGACAAGCAGTATGCAGATGTACTAGCTCCTTTGAAGGAAAATATGGGACCAAAGAAGTTTGGCCTTAAATATGTTCAGAAACTTGCCAAACGATCTGTGTGCTCCTATACTGTTCCTGACGAGGTTAGTGTGACATCTTAAACTTGTTGCAGTGACCTCTATCTTGATGATGCATTTGGGTAAAATTTTTGATGTTGCATTTCAGCTTGGAATTATGTTAAATTCGTTGAAGAGAATGCTTGATGTCCTCCGGCCCCAAATAGAAGTCCAATTCAGATCATGGGCTTCCTGTATGCCGGATGGTGGACAGTCAGCTCCTGGAGAGCGTCTTAGTGAAGTTACTGTAATGCTGAGAGCAAAGTTCAGAAACTACCTCCAAGCAGTTGTGGAAAAGCTGGCAGAGAATGTGAGTGTCTTTCTGATGATGGCACATTTCTGGTTGAATTAGTTGCTATAAAAGAGTGTCAATAATAAGAATTAGTTTATTTCGCAGAAATAATAATTAAGCCATCTAGTACAAATTTGTGCAAAGAGAAAACATGTTTTCAAAATTTATTGGATGAATATAGATATTCTAGTGTTCCACAACGTACAAAATGCCTTGTTCATTCTCAAAGAACAATTGAGCAAGTGCAGATTATTAAGTATGTTTCATACCATAGTGtcatttttatattttcttttgttccaACTTATCTTCAACAATCGTGGCAGCCGCATTGAATATTTGTGTTTAAAGGAATTCTTGGTCTTCTCCACATGTTTGCAGTATAACTGTATATGCAAGCTCTCCCTTGTTCCATTCAGTATGGTGACTGGATACTTATGATTAAGTAGTGATTTCATTTGAGGTCCCACTGATTTGTACATTTTTCATTGTTCTAGACAAAGTTGCAGAGTGCTACAAAGCTGAAAAAGATTCTACAAGATTCAAAGGAAACTGTGGTAGAATCTGATGTGAGAAGTAGAATGCAGCCTTTGAAAGACCAGCTCACAAGTACAATAGACCACCTCCACACAGTCCTTGAGACTCATGTCTTCATTGCAGTCTGCCGAGGTTATTGGGATCGAATGGGACAAGTAAGTTCTTAAATTTGGGTATTTCAGGATTCCAGAGCCTGGAATGACGATTTTGCTTGTCTAACATGGCTGTTTTTTGTCACAGGATGTACTAAGTTTCTTGGAAAACCGAAAGGAAAATAGATCTTGGTACAAGGGCTCACGAGTTGCTGTCTCTGTAAGTGTTGATAACTTCAACCCAACCCTTCCCCACTTTTCTTTACCTTTACGGATCTGTAATTTCCCTTCTAATATGCAACCTATTTTTCAATGATTTGCAGGTTTTAGATGACACATTTGCATCACAGATGCAGCAGTTGTTGGGTAATGCACTGCTGGAGAAGGACCTGGAGGCCCCGAGATGCATTATGGAAGTCAGATCGATGCTGTGTAAGGATGCAGCCCATCAGAAGGACAACAGCTATTACTTTTAGATACTAACATGTTAATATGAGCAGAGGTCATGGAATGTGTCATCAAGGCGATGGGGGATGATAACGTTTCTGATGGATCATCCTTTTGGCCTGCTTATATCAAAAACCATGTCGCTTTGGTTACTGATGATGTGTATAAAGCCCGGTGCAGCTAATTAATTTTGTAGAGAGAGCAAGCAACTCGGCTGCTCCAGTATCAAAAGCCTGCTCTGCTCTATGTTTCACATATACTTTCTTATAGATTATAGCAACTAGAAACTCGATTCACATTTTTGTAATACACATATATGGCCCAATAGCCTTGCTTCGACACAATTTTGTCATACTATGTTGAAAATGCTATGAACTCTTGGAAATACCGATCCATCTCACGAAGTTTTGTCTCATCCCGTTTTGGGTTTGTCGAAAGATGAGTAGTGTCCAATGTGCTTGTTGTATTCTTGTCTGCTTAAGGACATGTTTGTGTAAAAGCGCCTTTGTTCAGTAAAACTTCAATTAGGAATGGCTGCAGCTGGTGTTGATGGTGTTAGGGATTGAAATGGAGAATGGCTGCTAGAGTTTATGGCTAATTTTGCAATAATATGGAATAACATGGTGGCTGAAGTTTAAGCAGTAGTAAAGATAAAATACAAGGAATGAGCTTTTTACATCTCTATTAATAAAGCGAAGCTGAGTTTATTGTTCATCTTTGGAAAACTTTCGGACTTTCGAAATTGCCCATGGTTAGCAAAGTGAATTATACAAAGCATGGGGAGAAACCAATGGCTTTTGCCGACACAGAGAAAAAGAGGAGACGAAAAATGAGTTTGAAGAATAGAAAGAATTGATGGGATCAAAGTAGCTTCAATGTAAAAATTGCAGCATTCTGTTGGAAGCTCCGGAACTTACCTCTGTCACATAACCTGAAATTTCGATCAGAGCGGATCCAAATTTAAATCCCCAAgtcctcttcctcttcattcTTCTTCCCCTGTTAACATGAACGACGCATATTTCTAACCAAAGTAGAAACCTTAAGAACTCGATCATAGCTAAGCCTAAAGTCATAAACTGTTATTTGACAGGTGAAACATCAACATATCTGAGAAGTCAAAATGAGATGTACAATAATCACAACTAGGTGAAAACTCAAGATTTTTTGCATAAATTAAAAATCTAATTTATCATGAAAAATTCAGAATTGTTTAGCCACTTGAAGTATTTCTTTTTCAAAGTTGGAAAAAGTTGTCCTAGGGGTTTcaagttgtaatttttttttgctcctcaaaaaaaaaaaaaaaaagttggaaaATTAGGAAAaacgtaaaaaaaaaataataataaacggATCTATATTTTCGAGTTCTTTATTGGAATATCATTTTGAAAATCATGCTTTAGCAATATTGTAAGCTCATGGCATGAAAgaatttgaataaaaatagCAATTTAAATGATTTGGTATATCTAGAGttaactagttttttttttgagttgaaaatgtcacatttttataaatttcagcaagcagtacaataacgGCTTGCCCATAGGGCCGTCAGAAGAAGccattacatagagcacactACACTAGCACACCCCTCACACAAGCGTACTACTCAGCACACCCCTAACACACCCACATTTTTTTGATAACTAGTTAAGTACATCTTCCCTCTtcttattttttcatttaaagAAAATTTCTCTAATAAATAAATTTGGTATATAACTTTTGGGTTTAGATAAAATATTTTTATCTATTTAAAGTAAATAACAACATATTAAACATGTTTCTATATAAAAGAAACTATATTAGATAAAAATATTGATGCGGATTTCAGTGGGAGAAATTGAAAGTCACGGTTATAATAACAGTGTGCAAACAAAACATACGGATAAGGGTGTGATCTATcagttttatatatttttattttatttattattatattGTCTTAGATACATATTGATATTGGTATCTAATAAGTCTCAATATTTGGATTTGTCATGGTTACGTGTATCtattaaacaaatgaaacatAAAATAACAGAGGGTGTCATTTGCTCGATCTATCAAACGATACTGTTACAAAAGTGTGTCTAATAAGGGGGTGGCTAGCAGCCAATTTTCTAGTAGTGAATGTCATGGTTATGGAGTCATTCTTGTTAATTAATGAAGGTTATTTTTCTTCGCCAAAAATATTATCCTTTTAGATCTTGAGAATTTATGAGATTTCTGCTTCTCTTAACTTTTATTAGGGGCGTAACATGTAGGATTCAAATTTTCTCACCACTTTTATTTTGTGGTAATATCACCACCCTATTAAAACTTGCCACGTCATATAGAATTAATTGAAtacttaaaatatatttttttaataaaacatcatgataaactataattatgttttataacaCGTGGCAGTTTTGTATtgagtggtggtatcaccaccaaagtattggtggtgagcaaatttgaatcctaaCATGTACATGCATGTAAACAATTTTGTTTCATACAATACGTAAATGAGCACACGCTTTGTGCAAGTTTTATTTATATCCGTCAACTTGCGCTTGCAaacaaatataattttttttctccaacATATAAGCTTCATGCTGTAAAACTTAATCGCTAAGCATTGCAGTTTAAATTTACTCATTGTATATAtgtcaaaaaaataaatgaccATTAGtatatagaaaaagaaaatcatacATGGACATGTAATTATATTCATTGTATATAGCAAAGAAAAATGATTCCTGTCAAAATACATGCATGTACACCTTTCACATATATATTAAACTTCCAAGAGTATAATGTTGGAATAGGAAAAAATAACAACTGTAACATAGAGTGTATGTCCTATAAGTATGACAATAGGGAATTTGGGTGGCAAAATTAATATCGAATTTAGGTTATTGTATGCAATATAACTGCTCTTAATTActggggaaaatttcgcaaatagtacaccaagtaaaagccactaataatttttatacataaagttccaaaccaaacatttcggtacacgaaatctgaaactcgacccactatcagtacacgacgtcaatttttgacaccaaaatgtctattatgccctcagttctttttttttttaataaatttttttttctgttatttttttttccttcgttttttctgttatttttttctattattttttttccttcgttttttctgttattttttttcccttcattttttctgttatttttttctattattttttttccttcttttttttctgttattttttttttccttcgttttttctgttatttttttctattatttttttccttcattttttctgttatttttttctattatttttttccttaattttttctgttatttttttttcttccatcgtttttttttccttcatttttatctctttctttcttttcacatgagtaaatattggctgagttacaaatataagttgtagaaccataaatctcaccaattggagggcaaggtcggcgttggaagcgagggagtgagcgtggaggtgaggaaggcggcgttggaagcgagggagtgagcccggaagaatgaagaagaaagagataaaaacgaaggaaaaaaaaataacagaaaaaacgaaggaaaaaaaataatagaaaaaaaataacaaaaaaaacgaaagaaaaaaaattaacaaaaaaaaagaaggaaaaaaaataatagaaacaaataacagaaaaaaaattattaaaaaaaaaaactgagggcataatggacattttggtgtcaaaaattgacgtcgtgtactgatagtgggtcgagtttcagatttcgtgtaccaaaatgtttggtttggaactttatgtataagaattattagtggcctttacttggtgtactgtttgcgaaattttccctaattaCTGACGGCCTGTAATTATTTCAGCCTTGTGTatccattttattcttttgtcTAAGATGAGGCTGTACCTTTAATCTTATCTTTACTGTCCTATGTAATATAAATACCATTGAGTGGGTGGAGTTTGGTGCATTGGAGTTGAAAACCCTCTCCTTGAGTAAAACAGTTGACAGAGAAAAAACATCTTTTGAAAAATAGCTATCAACTTTTTCTACTTCCATGACTCGATCAAAGGTGAAACTTGCATGGATACAAAAGAAGAGTTCTCGAAAATCCACCTTCAAAAATAGGAGCGAAGGCTTGTTGATGAAAGTGGAGCAACTCTGCATTCTATGCGATTTGCATGCGCTCGTCATCATATACAACCCAGATACTGAAGAATTGACTGTATGGCCTAACCACCAAGAAGTGGAACAACTTCTCAGAAGGTTCATGAGACTTCCTGATTTCACacgaagaaggaaaaagaaggaCCAAGAGAGTCACATGGAGGAGAGAGTGGCCCATATGCAAGTGGAACAGACGAGGGTACTCAAGAAGAACAAAGAGATGGAACTAAACGATGTCATTGGTCAAATTGAGAGGAAAGGTAAATTTTTTCATGAGTTTAGCCACAAGGAGTTAACTGATCTGGATTCTTTCTTGAAGGAAAAGATGGATGAGATCAAGAAACTAATGGATTACCATGGTCATAATAATATTCCTCATCCAGTAGCTATTGAGGATGGAAAGTCTTATGATCACATCATGAGCCAAATCGGAAGAAATACCACTGATTCTCTATTTGGTTCTTTGAagagaggaaagagaaaacaatcTGGGATAATGATAGAAACTTCTGGCAACAGTAGTACAATAGCTGCCAATAATATGGATCTACCCTTAGCAAGTAATGATGGCCGTTGTGGACCTGGGGGTATGGAGTGGGCAACTTTTGGAGTAGAGTCTGATGGAAATAGAAGTGAGCAAATGAGAATAAATCATTTGTGGTTTACTTCTGATATGCCTTTCCATGGTGATGATATTTATTTGGATACTGTTGGAGGCAGCAATGCTGGGTATAATGATGTTGGAGGGAATTTGCTGCATCTGCCCGAGAATGAAGGTGGTATGGAAAGTGATATGGAGGTGCCGCCTTGGTTTCTTGGAGATAACGATGCCGGAAGTGATGAAGGGCTGCCTCCAAGTCTGTTTGGAGGTATTGACACCGGCATTGATGACGGGCTTCCATATGATTTTAAGGAATTGTTGCAAAGCTCTTTCCCTAGCCCTTCTAGCCCTCCTAGCCCTCATTCCCCATGATTAATTGCAATTTACTTATATAGTGTTTCTTTGATGCAGTTTGTGTTTGAGAATTTCCATTTTTCGAATATGTTTGTTTTAGAAATAAATATTGGTTATCCAATAAATCTTTGTCTCTTTAAATTTTGTCTAATCGATTGTCCATTGAAATTATAAATGAAGTTAGAAAAGTCTTCTATTTATTCTGATAAGAGTTTGGAATGTCTCTAAGAGTGAAATGGAGAGTCTCCAAAAAAATATGCTTATACGTGCAGAGACTATCGTTCGAAAATTCGTGACATGTTGCGGCTGGGAAATCTTTGGAATCAAATTAATAAGTGTATGATTAATTAATAGTACCAAGATCCATCCCTTCATTTAGCACTCAGAAACATAACTGAGGACTTGTCTCTTTGGCTACAATGTGCCAGTACTTCTGGAAAAACAATGCATGCATCCAATAAAGACTTGGTGAGTTTTGTGAGGCCATTTGCTTTAATGTGATCACTATCTCCTCCTTCGTAAAAGGGTGAAATAAAGGCTCATGCATTGCATCAATCACCCTACTTGAGATGGTGTCCAGAACCAGATCATTATGATCACACCCGGCAGAGGTAAATCAAAATAGGCAACGAAAGCTGATTGTAATTAGTTTATAGCtttaaaaattttatttttgactttgagaataaataaaCAGTCTAATATTTAATATTATAAGTTACTTTTTCTGAAAAATATTATAAATTAATTATAGTCTAAGCTACCAAGTTAAAATATTAGAGTCTTAGGAACACCAATGGCTAAGATGATGTTATCATTGTTATGTAACATGAAGCATGTGCACTAtagaaatttcaaaaaaaaaaaaaaaaactttaccatttccattttgttttttagaaaTTGGCTTACCAATTAAAAATCTCTTATTTCTCTTGGGAAATTACAAAAATCAAATGTTTTGGGCTCAAATTAGAGGCCCAAAAGGCCTTTGTTACCGTTGGATGAACGCGTGGAGTTTAGGGGCAACCGACTTAAAAGGCGTGTCTATATAACACAAATCAAACCTTCACGATTTCTATTTCTCAATTTCTCTCTTGCTCTGTTTCTCAGTTCATCGTTTTGCCGATCTACGAAACCCTAGTTTTCTTTTCTGCAATTTCGCCTTGAAATTGCTTGAGATTCCCAGaaatctctctctcactttccATCGTCGGTGTGAAACCCTAATTCTTAAGTCTGTAATTTCTGTGCGATTTTTCCTCCAAAGTCGGTTTGTTTCGATTAGTTAGATCAATCAAGATGAGGCTGGTGCGCTCTGGGGCTTTTGGTGTCAGAAAGATGAAACCTTTGAGAAAGCAAAAGGCGGAtcttgaaaagaagaagaacaagaagagggCTCTTCATATTCTAGTCCGAATGTTGTCTCTAGATGATCAACAGTTAGAATTGACAGATCCGGAATTAATACTCTCAGCGGACGAGTTACTGCTTGATCCGACTCATGATGGTCAGATTGTAGGGGCAGAGGAGGAGATTGATAATCTCATGGCTTTTGGTGATGGGTCCTTGAATAACCCATCAATTGATGATGCCCATCTTgagaaggaggaagaggaggaggagagtgtTCAGATTTTTTATCAGACgaatattttctatgtttttagtgcatttctctctacattttacttagttattctcttaacattagcatttctaacttagtttttatttttaggtagttttgagtcaaaaatgaaggcaaggaggaaatgaggctcagaaatgacaaagaaatggagaaatgaagctttcctaaTCCTACTAGGAAAAgaaatcccagttgaagtaggaattctaatgcaactaggagtgagctcggaaaaatgatgtttggaaatgaagaaatgacagagtcccagttggactaggaaacctgaccacactaggagtcctgatgctACTAGGAGACCTGGTAAAgctaggagatgctgtgtcttgaagatgactcaagatagttctAGAATATtgaaggaatttcggcaatatTGATAATGGATTTCGAATTGGCCCATTTTGGGAGAGGTTGGCCCGaagtttgaagcatgtgacttgcacatgagtctctagatccttcttgacgTCAGTGAGGTATTCTTGGCCCATTCTACATGCTTTTTGCCTTGAGAATTACAAGGAAATATAAAAAGATTTCGGCAATTATCTTTATGGgattattttggattttcttgggaatttttgagagaaaatagaggaataagTATTGATTTATGACTCTATATACAAAGGAGGCCGAATTAGGGTTACATACATGGAAGATTTCGGCAAAAatagaggttacttgctctccaATTCTTATGCTATTTTTCTATTGGCCGAGTGATGCAATTAAAGAGAAATTCAAGGGACCCCTAGCCCTTGCCGttcactatataaaggaggtttgtgaagacattctacacaccacaaaattcagaatcaaaagccatAAACATTCCTCTTTCTCTTCCATAGTTTCGGCAATTCCAAGAAGTTCAAAGTTCAAGGCCGTGAAGCATCCATTcatccattcaagcatccttgccgtagctctcatccattccaccaccttttgaagcttcttgcgtccttgaagatcaaaaagtgtaaccatggaaCCTTACTTTTGTTTTTCGGTTTTGCCCTGTAAACTATTTCGGGTTTTATATAAAATTGCGATTTGGTTTTCTATTCTTGTTTCTTGATTTGCGATTTCTATGGTGGATGAAAGATTGATTTTAGATATGTaattttcgaatactatgaagcatgttttaggttttcaaaaagataaattgcgatttcattatgttcttgcatgattgttaattttgaacttcaatcccatcttttgtgtgttaattgatctttggatgcatacttaggttgatgaacatataattgaatccatattaaggtgctagcgttctaggctttaataatttcggtggaaaacctataattacttaggtaaattaacaatgagtcttgcatgcttgattagcgttctaacttgtgttcttgacttgaattgatcaaacttccatgaTTCTTAATGCGTTgaaagtgtttttgttagtgattagctaccactagtgattgcatgattaatagggttaactacggtgcgttcatctagttaatttaattaagggaagtaaaaagaactttgtatgcgttcatctc encodes the following:
- the LOC133741828 gene encoding agamous-like MADS-box protein AGL92, with amino-acid sequence MTRSKVKLAWIQKKSSRKSTFKNRSEGLLMKVEQLCILCDLHALVIIYNPDTEELTVWPNHQEVEQLLRRFMRLPDFTRRRKKKDQESHMEERVAHMQVEQTRVLKKNKEMELNDVIGQIERKGKFFHEFSHKELTDLDSFLKEKMDEIKKLMDYHGHNNIPHPVAIEDGKSYDHIMSQIGRNTTDSLFGSLKRGKRKQSGIMIETSGNSSTIAANNMDLPLASNDGRCGPGGMEWATFGVESDGNRSEQMRINHLWFTSDMPFHGDDIYLDTVGGSNAGYNDVGGNLLHLPENEGGMESDMEVPPWFLGDNDAGSDEGLPPSLFGGIDTGIDDGLPYDFKELLQSSFPSPSSPPSPHSP
- the LOC133743260 gene encoding uncharacterized protein LOC133743260 — encoded protein: MFTEGLDRSALRWVREKKEVPFSATSNLGSRIDPITHIRSGSGGRGFGLPPQAKFRSGHLPSNAIPVSRAIPGDEDESGSASDNDRTTDSEDGVYGGRYSLDSSPQDERIPSAASAHRYGKPLNGQPHYGSDYMYSDVSSSMDTVVGRQKPVTERMARGNERYPVGQNGYAEDESSDSAASSEFSTSQAGGGSINSAVPRSRAYASEGYASSVQSKRNLGSTAEKGLHSRNLQSEKLSDDDDVPSAPPFCGAAQEIKQDNEKSPSRIPRTQHTTSSSDQFVRTTDTSEAAVSSCPARVPTFYASALGPWHGVIAYDACVRLCLHAWAMECMEAPMFLENECALLRDSFGLRQVLLQSEEELLAKRTSELASEKAAPKPKKIVGKMKVQVRKIKVGLEPPTGCSITALRPPVIKLDAIRSRFSSLQSTITSGWQALRNIRVAPRIPANGSFSRQSLAYVHAGTQYIKQVSGLLKTGVTTLRSSSSSYEVVQETYSCLLRLKSSAEEDVIKMQAGSGETHVFFPESLGDELIIEVLDSKAKHFGRVHAQVATIADDPADKQRWFSVYREPEHELVGKIQLSVYYSTSSDETPKCGSVAETVAYDIVLEVAMKVQHFQQRSLLLHGPWKWLLTEFASYYGVSDVYTKLRYLSYVMDVATPTADCLNLVYDLLKPVLMKGHNKSMLSFQENRILGETKDQIERILGLAFENYKSLDESSLSGIMEVFRPATGRAAPALEPAVKLFTLLHDVLSPEVQTALCHYFQVAARKRSRRHLTETDEYTTNNSEGILMDPLTITTAYQKMKSLCLNIRNEIRTDIEIHNQHILPSFIDLPHLAASIYSTELCARLRAFLIACPPSGPSPPVAELVIATADFQRDLAGWNISHIKAGVDAKELFHLYIMLWIQDKRQSLLEVCKLDKVKWSGVKTRHSTTPFVDEMYERLKGTLTDYEVIICRWPEYTLVLENAIADVEKAIVESLDKQYADVLAPLKENMGPKKFGLKYVQKLAKRSVCSYTVPDELGIMLNSLKRMLDVLRPQIEVQFRSWASCMPDGGQSAPGERLSEVTVMLRAKFRNYLQAVVEKLAENTKLQSATKLKKILQDSKETVVESDVRSRMQPLKDQLTSTIDHLHTVLETHVFIAVCRGYWDRMGQDVLSFLENRKENRSWYKGSRVAVSVLDDTFASQMQQLLGNALLEKDLEAPRCIMEVRSMLCKDAAHQKDNSYYF